The following coding sequences lie in one Zingiber officinale cultivar Zhangliang chromosome 2B, Zo_v1.1, whole genome shotgun sequence genomic window:
- the LOC122045518 gene encoding thioredoxin-like 3-3 has translation MVREAKALLKDREAEEAGSSFPSSRHGNLSAASSDDRLKDILQSVRSSKSPAVVYYGASWCRVCCQILPTFCKFSNEFKNLKFIYADIDECPDTTQNVRYTPTFHFYRGGERVDEMLGAGEERLHDRLWLHS, from the exons ATGGTGCGAGAAGCAAAGGCCTTGCTGAAGGACAGGGAAGCGGAAGAGGCTGGTTCGAGCTTCCCCTCCAGTCGACACGGCAACCTCAGCGCCGCCTCCAGCGATGATCGTCTCAAAGACATTTTGCAAAGTGTTAGATCTTCCAAGAGCCCC GCTGTTGTGTACTACGGAGCTTCATG GTGTCGTGTATGCTGCCAGATCCTTCCAACCTTCTGCAAGTTCAGCAATGAATTCAAGAACCTTAAATTCATCTATGCTGATATTGATGAATGCCCAGACACTACACAAAACGTACGCTACACACCAACTTTCCACTTTTATCGTGGCGGAGAGAGGGTTGATGAGATGCTCGGCGCAGGAGAGGAGAGATTGCATGATCGGTTGTGGCTACATTCTTAA